The sequence below is a genomic window from Fusobacterium varium.
CATGGAGAAAGAATATGATATCGTTTTTATAAAACCTTCAAAATTTGAGGATTGTACAAAATGTGTAGAGTATATAAAACAGGAAAAAATAGTACATATAAATCTATTTGACTTAAAAGAAGAGGAGTCACAAAGAATTCTTGACTATATAAGTGGAGCTGTATTTATAAAAGAGGGACAAATAGTAAATCCTGGTGAAAAA
It includes:
- the sepF gene encoding cell division protein SepF; translation: MEKEYDIVFIKPSKFEDCTKCVEYIKQEKIVHINLFDLKEEESQRILDYISGAVFIKEGQIVNPGEKVFCTIPKNKSFYFDDRERRSTLDSRYDEEEEIIPSYKTKGSLSNSVGGKNK